Proteins encoded in a region of the Desulfurococcaceae archaeon genome:
- a CDS encoding HypC/HybG/HupF family hydrogenase formation chaperone has product MCIGTPAIILDVDYGNMTATVDYGDGVPRSVLIGISEEKVKRGDIVVVHAGVVVSRMSEDEILEQIRFFKEALGEEFVSIASTYISLLEKSRVIKGNEV; this is encoded by the coding sequence GTGTGCATAGGTACACCTGCTATTATTCTAGACGTAGACTACGGTAACATGACGGCTACAGTTGATTACGGGGACGGCGTTCCAAGGTCGGTTTTAATAGGCATATCCGAGGAAAAGGTCAAGCGAGGCGATATAGTAGTAGTTCACGCAGGCGTTGTGGTGTCAAGAATGAGCGAAGATGAGATATTGGAGCAGATCAGGTTCTTCAAGGAAGCACTCGGAGAAGAGTTTGTAAGCATCGCCTCCACATACATCTCGCTCTTGGAGAAGTCCCGTGTAATTAAAGGGAACGAGGTGTAG
- the hypE gene encoding hydrogenase expression/formation protein HypE translates to MERVTLAHGAGGAEMLELLERLFFKRVESRLKRVEGGIGIDVADDAAAVPLQDGSYLVVSTDSYTVNPLFFPGGNIGTLAAAGSINDVLMLGGRPLAMLDSVVVEEGFSLRDLETIVNSMLEVLKAEGIALIGGDFKVMPRGQVDKLIITTTALGIAEKPIVDRPVPGDRIFVSDFVGDHGAVILLAQTGLADSVEELSKGLLKSDVKPLTKLMLPLISKYRDCITAARDPTRGGLAGVLNEWAERNGVLIVIREEDIPVKEPVRRYAEALGVDPLYLASEGVAVLSLRPECAEEVVKYARGLGFVNARIIGDVRETDMFRGYVAAETSIGGLRLVEPPRGELVPRIC, encoded by the coding sequence GTGGAGCGCGTTACGTTAGCTCACGGTGCAGGAGGAGCTGAAATGTTAGAACTACTGGAGAGGCTTTTCTTTAAACGAGTTGAAAGTAGATTGAAGCGCGTCGAGGGTGGTATAGGCATAGATGTCGCAGATGATGCGGCTGCTGTACCCCTGCAAGATGGCAGCTACCTAGTGGTCTCGACAGACTCTTACACGGTGAACCCGCTTTTCTTCCCCGGGGGTAATATAGGTACGTTAGCTGCGGCCGGTTCCATTAACGACGTATTAATGCTCGGTGGTAGGCCCTTAGCCATGCTGGACTCCGTGGTCGTCGAAGAAGGGTTCTCTCTGAGAGATCTGGAAACCATAGTTAACTCCATGCTCGAAGTCCTGAAAGCTGAGGGCATCGCGTTGATCGGCGGTGACTTCAAGGTTATGCCTCGAGGACAGGTAGACAAGCTCATCATTACCACGACGGCCCTGGGTATAGCCGAGAAGCCCATTGTTGATAGGCCCGTGCCAGGGGATAGGATTTTCGTGAGCGACTTCGTGGGCGATCACGGTGCCGTTATACTGTTAGCACAGACCGGCCTGGCGGATAGCGTGGAGGAGTTATCTAAAGGGCTATTAAAGAGCGATGTTAAACCATTAACAAAGCTCATGCTTCCCTTGATATCAAAATATAGGGACTGCATCACGGCTGCGAGAGACCCCACACGGGGAGGGCTCGCAGGCGTGTTAAATGAGTGGGCTGAAAGAAACGGCGTGCTAATAGTTATTAGGGAAGAAGACATCCCCGTAAAGGAACCTGTAAGGAGGTATGCTGAAGCGCTCGGAGTAGACCCGCTGTACCTCGCTAGTGAGGGGGTGGCAGTACTTTCCCTGAGGCCAGAGTGCGCGGAGGAGGTTGTTAAATATGCTAGGGGCTTGGGATTCGTAAATGCCAGGATCATAGGTGACGTCAGGGAAACGGACATGTTTAGAGGTTACGTAGCAGCGGAAACCAGTATTGGTGGTTTAAGGCTGGTGGAGCCTCCGCGCGGAGAGCTAGTACCGAGAATATGTTGA
- a CDS encoding MBL fold metallo-hydrolase — protein MPRKLVLKNVAISRKGFAGVQLEYRGTTYCIDPGSPEGCEYVFCTHFHKRHCNEDSVKVSYGRLISPSAGMLVKPGSVLQLHDLVIEAVEAYNVPGLYSNNPPHPRGLGVGYLLVFPGNLVVYYTGDTNLVEEVIGVSRRPTVLVLPIGGHCVMTPEEALEAVMSLRPQITIPVHFDGIEQYYKFRDMAQPYTQVVLLR, from the coding sequence TTGCCCAGGAAGCTGGTCTTAAAAAACGTGGCGATTTCGAGAAAAGGCTTCGCGGGAGTTCAGCTCGAGTACAGGGGGACAACATACTGCATAGACCCGGGTAGCCCCGAGGGCTGCGAATACGTTTTCTGTACTCATTTTCATAAAAGGCACTGTAACGAAGACTCCGTCAAGGTGTCCTACGGGAGGCTCATTTCACCGAGTGCTGGCATGCTCGTAAAACCCGGTAGCGTGCTCCAACTCCATGATCTAGTTATAGAGGCCGTTGAAGCCTACAACGTACCTGGGCTCTACAGTAACAACCCCCCACACCCTAGGGGGCTAGGCGTCGGCTACTTACTCGTATTTCCAGGTAATCTCGTAGTTTACTATACGGGTGATACTAACCTCGTGGAAGAGGTCATCGGGGTCTCGAGGAGGCCTACCGTGCTGGTTCTACCCATAGGCGGGCACTGTGTCATGACACCGGAGGAGGCTTTAGAAGCCGTCATGAGCCTTAGGCCCCAAATTACCATACCAGTGCATTTTGATGGTATAGAGCAGTACTACAAGTTCAGGGACATGGCACAGCCGTATACGCAGGTGGTTCTACTGAGATGA
- a CDS encoding AMP-binding protein, translating into MTVRPLEKLLENLVSRERVVPPSMKWKAVILEEYREVYEESLKNYTAFWEREARRLKWTTPWFSVVEGAPPRVRWFAGGGLSAYYNVVGKHVDTWIWSKPAVIWEGEEGDAKVLLYSELDELAGKIASGLMALGVKPGDWITLYVPPLVESIAVMLAAIRIGAVFEPVFTGFGYWELARRIHRRKPKVVFVADGFYRRGKQVDTLETARRSFEYANYKATLVVLERLGARSLRENELSFDDLTGLTRKKVDDYVAESTHPLFGLHSGYLEDFKPITHPTGGFLVQVYATSRWIGLRPHDTYFCTVWPGWITSVSYGFLGPLMLGSTLLLYDGSFDHPSHERVWSLVEDYAITLLLTTSSLLRILSKRGEAVLRYNMDTLRAVMVTAEPLEPETWWWVYRAVGTGRSPLITSVPEKLTGRIPVISLYIVSEIGTFVAGNLVNYTFPPIAPGSVGLPIPGFYVDVVNDAGISVKEMIGRVILRRPWPSMPVEYSEEYAKKWVNGYYEVGDYGYISRDGYLYVLGRNDGVAKSSGFRLSPGAVSKALKEHLNIESTVVRCRDPERLEQLALIYAGAVSSQVVRNAIRLLLGPITEPHLIVNANTEVVKRIPLGLLVEECSEKGLGPYIN; encoded by the coding sequence ATGACGGTACGTCCCTTAGAAAAACTCTTAGAAAACCTGGTTTCACGCGAAAGAGTAGTACCGCCCTCCATGAAGTGGAAGGCCGTTATACTCGAGGAATACCGGGAAGTATACGAAGAGAGCTTAAAGAACTACACTGCGTTCTGGGAGCGGGAGGCAAGACGGCTCAAGTGGACTACTCCCTGGTTCAGCGTCGTTGAAGGTGCCCCGCCACGCGTGAGGTGGTTCGCAGGAGGTGGTCTTAGTGCATACTACAATGTAGTGGGTAAGCACGTAGATACCTGGATCTGGAGTAAACCAGCAGTGATTTGGGAAGGCGAAGAAGGCGACGCGAAAGTGTTACTGTACAGTGAACTAGACGAGCTCGCTGGGAAAATCGCTTCCGGCTTGATGGCTCTCGGCGTGAAACCAGGGGATTGGATTACCCTGTACGTACCTCCACTGGTGGAGTCCATTGCGGTGATGCTCGCTGCCATAAGAATAGGCGCAGTATTCGAACCCGTATTCACCGGGTTTGGTTACTGGGAACTCGCGAGGAGAATCCATCGGAGAAAACCCAAGGTGGTATTCGTGGCTGACGGCTTCTATAGACGCGGTAAACAGGTGGACACGCTCGAGACAGCCCGGAGGTCGTTCGAGTATGCTAACTATAAAGCAACGTTAGTGGTCCTCGAGAGGTTGGGAGCCCGTTCTCTTAGAGAGAACGAGCTTTCATTCGATGATTTGACCGGATTAACGCGCAAGAAAGTAGATGACTACGTGGCCGAGAGCACGCACCCTCTCTTCGGACTACACAGCGGTTATCTCGAGGACTTTAAACCAATAACCCATCCAACAGGCGGATTCCTGGTCCAAGTATATGCTACCAGCAGGTGGATTGGACTTAGACCCCACGACACCTACTTCTGCACTGTATGGCCCGGCTGGATCACGAGCGTGAGTTACGGTTTTCTCGGACCCTTAATGTTGGGTTCCACCTTGCTACTATACGACGGTAGCTTTGACCACCCCTCACACGAACGGGTATGGAGCCTCGTGGAGGACTATGCCATTACCTTGCTACTAACAACTAGTAGTTTACTCAGAATTCTGAGTAAGAGAGGAGAGGCGGTGTTGCGCTATAACATGGATACGCTGAGGGCGGTCATGGTCACCGCCGAACCGCTGGAACCGGAAACGTGGTGGTGGGTTTACAGAGCCGTTGGCACTGGTAGAAGCCCCCTAATAACTTCCGTACCCGAGAAACTTACTGGGAGAATACCGGTGATAAGCCTCTACATCGTGAGCGAAATAGGGACCTTCGTGGCGGGTAATCTCGTGAATTACACATTCCCACCAATAGCGCCGGGTTCTGTAGGCCTCCCAATACCCGGCTTCTACGTCGATGTTGTAAACGATGCAGGTATCAGCGTCAAGGAAATGATCGGCAGGGTCATTTTGAGGAGGCCGTGGCCTTCAATGCCCGTAGAATACTCCGAAGAGTATGCTAAGAAATGGGTTAACGGCTACTACGAGGTGGGGGATTACGGCTACATTTCACGAGATGGCTACCTCTACGTACTCGGTAGAAATGATGGCGTTGCGAAAAGCAGTGGCTTCAGGTTAAGCCCTGGAGCCGTGTCCAAGGCGTTGAAAGAGCACTTAAATATAGAGTCAACGGTGGTCAGGTGCCGCGACCCCGAGAGGCTGGAGCAGCTGGCATTGATCTACGCCGGTGCGGTGAGCAGCCAGGTCGTAAGAAACGCGATCAGGCTTCTTTTAGGCCCCATAACGGAACCCCATTTAATCGTCAACGCGAATACCGAAGTGGTTAAGCGAATACCTCTCGGCTTACTGGTGGAGGAGTGTTCGGAAAAGGGGCTCGGTCCCTACATTAATTGA
- a CDS encoding DUF763 domain-containing protein — protein MIRVVLEGVAELPLHEGRVPAYLLRRMKTLGSLIARYIVEARGPRELLIRLSDPFWFQAFNNVIGMDWDSSGSTTVVLYVLKSAFPASSLRDEGITVLGGKGRDAVNVDKEIRLVSDVVDAERLILASKLAAKVDSVALQDGYALYIHGLLASGDGDLLVIQQGMNLSTRTARRYHLRGEGLRLLAAEEDPHTGVACNRLSPALNLVDARSSSSRRAVLDIVTSTPPNTLIEEVYQVNRSLKRLPPITIYVTGSRSAEASAGGIVEKASKCPSFYRPVTDVKRVARIAEKIKEHAPREFKELLLIEGVGPETVRALVLVADLIYGYEPSFKDPTTHPLDPFLYAYAHGGKDGVPYRIKAGQVDKTIEFFAEVVDGLRAGNREKEVLLRNLSRFAARIKRTIDA, from the coding sequence GTGATCCGCGTGGTACTGGAGGGCGTTGCCGAGCTACCGCTACATGAAGGTAGGGTTCCCGCATACTTGTTGAGGAGAATGAAGACCTTAGGGTCTCTAATAGCCAGGTATATTGTTGAAGCACGTGGTCCCCGCGAACTGCTGATCAGGCTCTCAGATCCCTTCTGGTTCCAAGCATTTAACAACGTTATAGGTATGGACTGGGATAGTAGCGGTTCAACAACGGTCGTTCTCTACGTTTTGAAGTCGGCATTTCCAGCTAGTAGTTTAAGGGATGAGGGCATAACCGTTCTCGGCGGTAAGGGTAGAGACGCTGTGAACGTAGATAAGGAAATAAGGTTGGTTTCAGACGTTGTAGACGCGGAGAGGCTCATACTAGCAAGTAAGCTAGCCGCAAAAGTAGACTCCGTGGCGTTGCAAGACGGTTACGCACTTTACATTCACGGGCTTCTAGCCTCGGGCGATGGAGACTTACTGGTTATACAGCAAGGTATGAACCTGAGCACGAGAACGGCGAGGAGATATCACCTACGCGGAGAGGGACTTAGGCTACTGGCTGCTGAGGAAGACCCTCACACGGGTGTAGCGTGCAATAGGCTATCTCCAGCTTTAAATCTAGTGGATGCTAGGTCTAGTAGTTCGAGGAGGGCAGTACTAGATATCGTGACATCAACACCCCCAAATACCCTCATTGAAGAGGTTTACCAGGTTAATAGGTCGTTAAAGAGGCTGCCGCCGATAACGATTTACGTTACGGGCTCTAGGTCTGCCGAGGCAAGTGCGGGAGGCATTGTCGAGAAGGCCTCTAAGTGCCCGTCATTCTACAGGCCTGTAACAGACGTTAAGAGGGTGGCCCGTATCGCGGAGAAGATCAAGGAGCACGCACCGAGAGAGTTTAAAGAACTTCTACTGATCGAAGGCGTGGGGCCCGAGACGGTGAGAGCGCTGGTGTTAGTAGCCGACCTGATATACGGCTATGAGCCTTCATTCAAAGACCCCACAACGCACCCGCTAGACCCGTTTCTCTACGCCTACGCCCACGGCGGAAAGGACGGTGTACCTTACAGGATCAAGGCCGGGCAGGTCGATAAGACTATAGAGTTCTTCGCCGAAGTAGTAGACGGCTTACGTGCTGGTAACCGCGAGAAGGAAGTACTGTTACGTAATTTATCAAGGTTTGCAGCGCGAATTAAGCGAACGATCGACGCGTGA
- a CDS encoding iron-containing alcohol dehydrogenase: protein MWNVNFKFKYGDVEVYFGPKSLRDNLSGRLQGCRRVLIITSKSAARTSGALSDVIEMLEKQKSEYVVYGKVTPNPYTSVVDEAVKVAEEVAVDAVIAIGGGSVIDVSKAVSMLISTGFKASDLVLGRRPCSRGVKLVVVNLTHGTGSEVNRFAVLTIDGTIEKRGFIARYPDASFDDPVYTITLSKEQTLYTSLDAFYHAYESATSKRTNLLVQTLAEEVVGLVTKYLEKALTSPGDLEARTMLMYASMLAGMCIDMAGGSHLVHAMEHGFSGLKPELPHGAGLAILGPLIVYHTHKAVPKASARLLQHLNPEIKPISDDAEKAMETVRKFQEAHGFNKRLGDYGIVESDLERVLNFIEQTIVERFSANIPFPVTRQLIEEVVKKAL from the coding sequence GTGTGGAATGTAAACTTCAAGTTCAAGTACGGCGATGTAGAAGTTTACTTCGGCCCCAAAAGTCTCCGAGATAATCTTTCAGGGCGCCTACAGGGTTGCCGCAGAGTTCTAATAATTACATCTAAGAGTGCAGCGAGGACATCCGGTGCACTCAGCGATGTTATAGAAATGCTTGAAAAACAGAAATCGGAATACGTGGTTTACGGTAAAGTCACACCTAACCCCTACACGAGCGTCGTCGACGAAGCAGTCAAGGTTGCAGAGGAGGTAGCCGTAGACGCGGTAATAGCCATTGGAGGCGGAAGCGTGATAGATGTTTCAAAAGCGGTATCCATGCTAATAAGTACGGGGTTCAAGGCGAGTGACCTCGTACTAGGTAGGAGGCCGTGTTCCCGTGGAGTTAAGCTAGTAGTAGTTAACCTAACTCACGGCACCGGCTCCGAGGTGAACAGATTTGCCGTACTGACGATAGATGGCACCATTGAAAAGAGGGGCTTCATAGCCAGATACCCTGACGCGAGTTTCGATGATCCTGTGTATACCATTACTTTAAGTAAAGAACAGACGTTATACACGTCACTAGATGCGTTCTACCACGCATACGAATCGGCTACCTCCAAGAGAACAAATCTGCTAGTGCAAACCCTCGCAGAGGAGGTAGTAGGCCTTGTTACGAAGTACCTGGAAAAGGCTCTAACAAGCCCTGGCGACCTAGAAGCTAGGACGATGCTCATGTACGCTTCAATGCTCGCAGGTATGTGTATTGATATGGCAGGCGGATCGCACTTAGTTCACGCAATGGAACACGGATTCAGCGGTTTAAAACCGGAGCTACCTCACGGTGCTGGCTTGGCTATACTCGGTCCACTAATAGTCTACCATACCCATAAAGCGGTCCCCAAAGCATCTGCTAGGTTGCTCCAACACCTAAACCCCGAGATTAAGCCTATTAGTGACGACGCCGAGAAGGCCATGGAGACTGTGAGGAAATTCCAGGAAGCCCATGGGTTTAACAAAAGGCTGGGAGATTACGGCATAGTAGAGTCAGATTTAGAGCGGGTGTTAAATTTCATCGAGCAGACAATCGTCGAGAGATTCAGCGCGAATATACCGTTCCCGGTTACTCGCCAACTGATCGAAGAAGTGGTGAAGAAGGCGCTATGA
- a CDS encoding glycosyltransferase family 2 protein — translation MNENVIVDELVNVALVGVITYSILVTLGVIGYAVYKPRRGDKKAENVEIIVVSKADHRVKNSLLEVVKYHVEKYGRVVVVVDEGAPLSSLLRKTKGVKLVEVPSGYRRDLIGKGRALQYFVDCCVDDNKWYVLIDDDNLVLDDSFLYEIPVYESEGCVAANGVLVPRPGRSNVAYVMDWIRFMDDILIYRFFTGLLGKPLLGLHGDLLIVKGSVLREVGFTRKTLTEDFEFASELVKRGYKTWQSATRVSIRSPNSVADLILQRGRWFKGIVSGIKRCPLYMKIVVILRSFTFSAGFLLLIILLPLMSYMGYLLFAVPSGIYYMSTYTYGVYKSKKPYLLLLLPFFGFIEASSRLYGLIHVNGFVVIDKN, via the coding sequence TTGAATGAAAACGTAATAGTAGACGAGCTAGTGAACGTCGCACTGGTAGGGGTAATCACGTATTCCATCCTTGTAACCCTTGGCGTGATCGGCTATGCTGTGTACAAACCGAGACGGGGTGATAAGAAGGCTGAAAACGTTGAAATAATCGTTGTATCCAAAGCGGATCACAGGGTTAAAAACAGCCTTCTCGAAGTGGTCAAGTACCACGTGGAGAAGTACGGCAGAGTAGTGGTTGTAGTAGATGAAGGCGCACCGCTTTCTAGTTTACTCAGGAAAACCAAGGGGGTCAAGCTGGTAGAAGTACCATCCGGTTATAGGCGAGACCTCATTGGTAAGGGACGGGCACTTCAGTATTTCGTAGACTGCTGCGTGGATGATAACAAATGGTACGTACTCATAGATGATGATAACCTCGTACTAGATGACTCGTTTCTATATGAAATTCCAGTTTATGAGAGTGAAGGTTGCGTTGCCGCGAACGGGGTCCTCGTACCGCGTCCTGGTAGAAGCAATGTCGCGTATGTCATGGACTGGATCAGGTTTATGGATGACATCCTGATATACAGGTTCTTTACAGGCCTGCTGGGTAAGCCTCTTTTAGGGTTACACGGTGACCTTCTAATAGTAAAGGGAAGCGTGCTCAGAGAGGTGGGGTTTACCCGGAAAACACTTACAGAGGATTTCGAATTCGCATCTGAACTGGTTAAACGCGGTTATAAGACGTGGCAATCGGCTACCAGAGTGTCTATTAGAAGCCCCAATAGCGTAGCGGACTTGATCCTACAAAGAGGCAGGTGGTTTAAGGGAATAGTCAGCGGCATTAAGCGGTGCCCACTATACATGAAGATAGTAGTGATCCTCAGGAGCTTCACCTTCAGCGCCGGCTTCCTACTCTTAATCATACTGTTACCATTGATGTCGTACATGGGCTACTTGCTCTTCGCGGTACCTAGTGGAATTTATTATATGAGCACGTACACGTATGGCGTCTATAAGTCGAAGAAGCCCTACTTGCTACTTCTCTTACCGTTCTTCGGCTTCATAGAGGCTTCTTCGAGACTATACGGTTTAATACACGTGAACGGATTCGTGGTAATAGATAAGAACTAA
- the mvk gene encoding mevalonate kinase, producing the protein MKKCSIAPGKVLLFGEHFVVKGKPALGLAITMYANVCVKPGTGRVYSKQLGLIKEGSRHWKLIGTLLKSIKDRYGDVPSVDVEIDSQIPIAAGMGSSASVAVALAHALLSYIGVNFTREDVREIAHEAEKVVHYQPSGVDTTLATHGGLLHYRQGVFRKLDLKLPANVAILVINTRVERSTGQVVREVLERYERLGSAGKLIYDAAEEVVEMAIEFLRAGDMKSLGELMLVNHGLLWAMGASAEICDKAVYELVRNGAYGGKVSGAGRGGVVVGVADVERVNMIESALRGMGFECFAVKPDYTGVRACNLEEPLYI; encoded by the coding sequence TTGAAGAAATGCAGTATTGCGCCGGGTAAAGTACTACTATTCGGAGAGCACTTCGTCGTGAAGGGAAAACCCGCGCTCGGGCTTGCCATTACGATGTACGCGAACGTGTGCGTTAAGCCCGGCACAGGTAGGGTCTATTCAAAACAACTGGGGCTCATAAAAGAAGGCTCGAGGCACTGGAAGTTGATCGGCACACTGCTCAAAAGTATAAAGGATAGGTATGGTGACGTGCCATCAGTTGATGTCGAAATAGACTCTCAAATACCAATAGCAGCTGGGATGGGGTCTTCAGCCTCGGTAGCCGTTGCGCTAGCACACGCCCTACTATCCTACATTGGGGTAAACTTTACACGTGAAGATGTGCGGGAAATCGCGCACGAAGCCGAAAAAGTGGTACACTACCAGCCTAGCGGGGTTGACACCACGCTGGCCACTCATGGCGGCCTATTACATTACAGGCAGGGAGTGTTTAGGAAACTTGATTTAAAACTACCAGCAAACGTGGCGATCCTGGTGATCAATACTCGCGTTGAGAGGTCAACAGGCCAGGTTGTACGGGAGGTCTTGGAGAGATACGAGCGCCTAGGTAGTGCGGGAAAGCTCATATACGATGCAGCCGAAGAAGTCGTTGAAATGGCAATCGAATTTCTCAGAGCAGGTGACATGAAGTCGCTTGGCGAGTTAATGCTTGTAAACCACGGGTTGCTCTGGGCTATGGGCGCTTCAGCTGAAATCTGCGACAAGGCCGTCTACGAGCTGGTGAGGAATGGCGCATATGGGGGAAAGGTGAGTGGTGCTGGAAGGGGGGGAGTAGTGGTAGGCGTGGCCGATGTTGAAAGGGTTAATATGATAGAGAGCGCTCTTCGTGGAATGGGGTTCGAATGCTTTGCTGTAAAGCCCGACTATACAGGGGTACGAGCTTGTAATTTAGAGGAACCGCTATACATTTAA
- a CDS encoding Mrp/NBP35 family ATP-binding protein — protein sequence MNSREKKVRFTPPFTLINRAREKLSAYKYRILVMSGKGGVGKSFVSSMLALGLALKNRKVALLDADIHGSSIPILLGLQGKRHYANEEGEILPVEGPWGLKVVAVNLMLDSPDTPLAWRGPLIAKAIIELAAKAVWGTGDYLIVDMPPGTGDAPLTAVQVLSPITGMVLVTSPNTLSETIVAKAANFAVSTGIRLLGIVENMSYFKCPHCGKVTSIMGTMVGERLAAKYGTALLGKIPLDPGVNEAVDKGMPYLLTNANDGVSKAIMEIVNRVISIVENSGN from the coding sequence GTGAATAGCCGTGAAAAAAAGGTGAGGTTTACACCTCCATTTACTCTAATAAACAGGGCTAGGGAAAAGCTCAGTGCGTATAAGTACAGGATACTAGTAATGAGCGGTAAAGGAGGCGTTGGAAAGTCATTCGTGTCCTCGATGCTAGCTCTCGGCTTAGCATTAAAGAACAGGAAGGTTGCATTACTAGACGCGGATATACACGGCTCATCAATACCGATTCTATTGGGCCTGCAGGGTAAAAGGCACTACGCGAATGAAGAAGGCGAAATACTTCCCGTGGAAGGCCCCTGGGGACTTAAAGTCGTAGCTGTAAACTTAATGCTCGACTCGCCGGATACCCCCCTAGCGTGGAGGGGGCCTCTCATAGCTAAGGCCATAATCGAGTTAGCTGCGAAAGCGGTATGGGGTACCGGGGATTACCTCATCGTGGACATGCCGCCCGGTACCGGTGACGCGCCGTTAACGGCGGTTCAAGTACTTTCGCCAATAACTGGGATGGTACTAGTAACATCACCTAATACGTTGAGCGAAACGATCGTGGCTAAGGCGGCAAACTTCGCAGTATCTACCGGTATAAGGTTGCTCGGTATAGTTGAAAACATGAGCTATTTCAAATGCCCTCACTGCGGCAAGGTGACTAGCATCATGGGCACCATGGTTGGAGAACGCCTTGCCGCCAAGTATGGAACTGCTTTACTGGGTAAAATACCCCTAGACCCGGGAGTGAACGAGGCAGTTGATAAGGGAATGCCCTACCTGCTAACTAACGCTAATGATGGGGTTTCAAAGGCAATTATGGAAATCGTTAATAGGGTAATAAGCATTGTTGAGAATAGTGGTAACTAG